The proteins below are encoded in one region of Peptoniphilus sp. GNH:
- the rsmD gene encoding 16S rRNA (guanine(966)-N(2))-methyltransferase RsmD, translating to MRIISGQRRGMKLIAPKSMKTRPTEDRIKENVFNLLGPIEGRLGLELFAGSGQIGLEFLSRGLDKFIFVDSSSEAIKCIKDNIAKAKLDDRSLVKNNSWEVFLGTHAGEPFDYVYLDPPYEYSVAKYEKILEKLERFLHASSKVVIEHNHNPEEISHQCYKLYKSRTYGEKTIEILEKI from the coding sequence ATGAGAATTATTTCAGGACAAAGGCGGGGGATGAAGCTGATAGCTCCTAAGTCTATGAAAACTCGACCAACTGAAGACAGGATAAAGGAGAATGTCTTCAACCTCCTAGGGCCTATTGAAGGGCGCTTAGGTCTAGAACTTTTTGCTGGGTCTGGTCAGATTGGTTTGGAATTTCTTTCCAGAGGACTGGATAAATTTATTTTTGTCGATTCATCTTCAGAAGCTATAAAATGTATAAAGGATAATATAGCCAAAGCCAAACTTGATGATAGGTCACTAGTTAAAAATAATAGTTGGGAAGTTTTTCTGGGAACTCATGCTGGGGAGCCTTTTGACTATGTTTATCTGGATCCACCATATGAATATTCGGTAGCTAAATATGAGAAAATTTTAGAAAAACTTGAAAGATTTCTTCATGCTTCTTCGAAAGTAGTGATAGAGCACAATCATAATCCAGAAGAAATTTCTCATCAATGCTATAAATTATATAAATCCAGAACTTATGGGGAAAAAACGATCGAGATATTGGAGAAAATATGA
- a CDS encoding nucleotidyltransferase family protein: MIIGIIAEYNPFHMGHLYQINFIKNKYPDSLVIVAMSGSFVQRAEPAIFDKWTRTRASLLSGADLVLEIPSIFSTQNAEIFSKYGVKILGNFIDMLVFGAEDDIKKLELINKKVDENLDLTILKNYLRKGNSYIKSREKAMSFLTDEEKEILRRPNNILAMSYMKAKKDLNFDFSFETIRRHMVGHKEDFNDSFASASYIRSLIKSSDTYESFVPKACFDLYKHKNINTLENYFDIFKFILLKNFDKLQNLIDYEIGIENLFLKNIDAATFDEFIKRCSSKRYSKTRIRRLCLGLLLGLYKNLVFDSLDYKKPYLRLLGARKSAFDFIKSVKKNFILIEKFSKIQSLNDPIIKNIALKEAHMTDLYNLFTTKKLGEDFTTSPLIISN, from the coding sequence ATGATTATAGGTATAATTGCTGAGTATAATCCTTTCCACATGGGTCATCTCTACCAAATAAATTTTATTAAAAATAAATATCCCGATTCTCTTGTGATAGTTGCAATGTCAGGCTCTTTTGTCCAAAGAGCAGAGCCTGCCATTTTCGATAAATGGACTAGAACAAGGGCAAGCCTCTTGTCTGGAGCAGATTTAGTCCTAGAGATTCCCTCAATTTTTTCTACACAAAATGCAGAAATTTTTTCAAAGTATGGAGTGAAAATTCTTGGCAATTTTATAGATATGCTTGTGTTTGGTGCAGAGGATGATATAAAAAAGCTTGAGCTTATAAATAAAAAAGTAGATGAAAATTTAGATCTTACTATTTTAAAAAATTATTTAAGAAAGGGAAATTCCTATATAAAATCTAGGGAAAAAGCCATGTCTTTTTTGACTGATGAAGAAAAAGAAATATTGAGAAGACCAAACAATATTCTTGCCATGTCCTATATGAAGGCTAAAAAAGATTTGAATTTTGATTTTTCTTTTGAAACTATAAGAAGGCATATGGTTGGACACAAGGAGGATTTCAATGATTCTTTCGCATCAGCTTCTTATATAAGAAGTTTGATAAAAAGCTCAGATACTTATGAGTCTTTTGTACCCAAGGCTTGTTTCGATTTATACAAGCATAAAAATATAAATACCTTGGAAAATTATTTCGACATCTTCAAATTTATTTTGCTAAAAAATTTTGATAAATTACAAAATTTAATAGACTATGAAATCGGCATAGAAAATTTATTTCTAAAAAATATAGACGCCGCGACATTTGATGAATTTATAAAAAGGTGTTCTTCTAAAAGATACTCAAAAACACGGATAAGAAGACTTTGTCTAGGGCTCTTACTTGGTCTTTACAAAAATTTGGTTTTTGATAGCTTAGATTATAAAAAACCATATCTTCGCTTGCTTGGTGCAAGAAAATCTGCATTTGATTTTATAAAGTCAGTAAAGAAAAATTTTATTCTTATAGAAAAATTTTCTAAGATACAGAGCTTAAATGATCCCATTATAAAAAATATAGCTCTCAAGGAAGCGCATATGACAGATTTATACAATCTTTTTACTACAAAAAAATTGGGAGAAGATTTTACAACCTCCCCCCTTATAATTTCAAATTAA
- the coaD gene encoding pantetheine-phosphate adenylyltransferase has product MKVIYAGSFDPITNGHLDIILRARDVFGEVIVAVLNNVNKKSLFTAEQRVDMIKEVLKDQKNIEVDSFTGLLVDYAKKRNIKVVVRGLRTASDFFSEYNTAIANMHLEKGIETVFLPASEMHLFISSSLAKEVAAFNGDLEPFVPKIVRDAMKDKYNRR; this is encoded by the coding sequence ATGAAAGTTATATATGCTGGCAGCTTTGATCCCATAACAAATGGTCATCTTGACATAATTTTAAGAGCAAGAGACGTATTTGGAGAGGTCATTGTAGCAGTCTTAAACAATGTAAACAAAAAATCTCTTTTCACAGCAGAGCAAAGAGTGGATATGATAAAAGAGGTTTTAAAAGACCAAAAAAATATTGAGGTCGATAGCTTTACGGGATTATTAGTCGACTATGCGAAAAAAAGAAATATTAAAGTTGTGGTGAGGGGACTTAGAACCGCATCAGACTTTTTTTCTGAATATAATACAGCGATTGCAAACATGCATCTTGAAAAGGGCATAGAAACAGTCTTCTTGCCTGCAAGTGAAATGCACTTATTCATAAGCTCTAGCCTAGCCAAAGAAGTTGCGGCTTTTAATGGGGACTTAGAGCCTTTTGTGCCTAAAATTGTCAGAGATGCAATGAAAGATAAGTATAATAGGAGGTAA
- a CDS encoding ATPase yields the protein MDVLDLVNELEELIKGASSLPLTGKVMVDKEEVIEILNDLNRELPDEVRQARSITTEKENIISSAKAEAENMINEAKQKAEDLLNQDELVLQANERAAEILKNAKEEATQVREGARDYADSLLENTQVNLSNIIKMLNENRQELRG from the coding sequence ATGGACGTATTAGATTTAGTAAATGAATTAGAAGAACTTATTAAAGGAGCCAGCAGCCTTCCTTTGACAGGAAAAGTTATGGTGGACAAGGAAGAAGTTATAGAAATTTTAAATGATTTGAATAGGGAATTGCCAGATGAAGTTAGACAAGCAAGGTCAATCACAACTGAAAAAGAAAATATAATATCATCTGCAAAGGCTGAAGCTGAAAACATGATAAATGAAGCAAAGCAAAAGGCTGAAGATCTCTTGAATCAAGATGAGCTTGTTTTGCAAGCAAACGAAAGAGCGGCTGAGATATTAAAAAATGCAAAGGAAGAAGCAACACAGGTAAGAGAAGGAGCCAGAGATTACGCAGACTCACTTCTTGAAAACACGCAAGTAAATCTTTCAAACATTATAAAAATGTTAAATGAAAATAGACAAGAGCTAAGGGGTTAA